One Chloroflexota bacterium genomic region harbors:
- a CDS encoding carbamoyltransferase, translating into MYILGISCFYHDSAAALLKDGVLIAAAEEERFSRKKHDSGYPTLAVAYCLEEAGITPEDLDYVVFYEKPLPKFERLLTTALATWPKSTVVFREAMITWLNEKLWIKDRIRKQLAVPMDKVLFVEHHLSHAASAFFCSPYEESAVLTVDGVGEWTSATLGMGKATWDGSGTNSIELFQESRFPHSLGLYYSAFTAWLGFEVNDGEYKVMGMAPYGRPNHQDKVRKVIDFANDGSFWLDMDYFSFHHSMENTFSRKFETLFGTPRKRESEFYTLETGVPDGASKASIEENQYYADIAASVQTTTEEAIINIANYLHKRTGSKRLCMAGGVAYNSVANGRLLRETGFEELYIQPSAGDSGGALGAALYAHHVLLGKPRTFVMDHAYWGRGYNDGEIKSALEARGVSYEYIGNEDKLAEVCAGELASGRVLGWYQGRFEWGPRALGNRSIIADPRREEMKDVVNVKIKFREPFRPFAPSILSERVNGYFDHTDDPTSWPKELAKFMLAVMPVAEDKQSKIPAVSHLGTGRLQTVLAETNPRYHALISNFEQATGVPVIMNTSFNLRGEPIVTTPDNAMNTFFASGLDTLVLGNFVVRKDGNG; encoded by the coding sequence GTGTACATCCTTGGAATCTCGTGCTTCTACCACGATTCCGCAGCCGCCCTCCTCAAGGACGGTGTCCTGATTGCCGCCGCTGAGGAGGAGCGCTTCTCCCGGAAGAAGCACGATTCGGGTTACCCGACTCTCGCCGTGGCCTACTGCCTGGAAGAAGCCGGCATCACTCCGGAAGACCTTGACTACGTGGTCTTCTACGAGAAGCCGCTCCCGAAGTTCGAGCGGCTCCTGACCACCGCCCTCGCGACGTGGCCGAAGTCCACCGTCGTCTTCCGCGAGGCGATGATCACCTGGCTCAACGAGAAGCTCTGGATCAAGGATCGCATCCGCAAGCAGCTGGCCGTGCCGATGGACAAGGTGTTGTTCGTGGAGCACCACCTGTCCCACGCCGCGAGCGCGTTCTTCTGCTCGCCCTACGAAGAGTCGGCTGTCCTGACCGTGGACGGCGTCGGCGAGTGGACCTCGGCCACGCTCGGCATGGGCAAAGCGACCTGGGACGGCAGCGGCACGAACAGCATCGAGCTGTTCCAGGAGTCGCGGTTCCCGCACTCGCTCGGCCTCTACTACTCGGCGTTCACCGCGTGGCTCGGCTTCGAGGTCAACGACGGCGAGTACAAGGTGATGGGTATGGCCCCCTACGGCCGCCCGAATCACCAGGACAAGGTTCGCAAGGTCATCGACTTCGCGAACGACGGCAGCTTCTGGCTGGACATGGACTACTTCAGCTTCCATCACTCGATGGAGAACACGTTCAGCCGGAAGTTCGAGACGCTGTTTGGAACGCCGCGCAAGCGCGAGTCCGAGTTCTACACGCTGGAGACCGGCGTCCCTGACGGGGCCTCGAAGGCGTCCATCGAGGAGAACCAGTACTACGCCGATATCGCCGCCAGCGTGCAGACGACCACCGAAGAGGCGATCATCAACATCGCCAATTACCTGCACAAACGAACCGGCTCCAAGCGGCTCTGCATGGCCGGTGGCGTGGCCTACAACAGCGTTGCCAACGGCCGGCTGCTGCGTGAGACGGGTTTCGAGGAGCTGTATATCCAGCCCTCCGCCGGCGACTCCGGTGGTGCGCTGGGCGCGGCCCTCTACGCCCATCACGTGCTGCTGGGCAAGCCCCGCACGTTCGTGATGGATCATGCGTACTGGGGCCGCGGGTACAACGACGGCGAGATCAAGTCGGCGCTCGAAGCGCGCGGCGTCAGCTACGAGTACATCGGCAACGAGGACAAGCTGGCCGAGGTCTGCGCCGGCGAGCTAGCCTCAGGTCGCGTGCTCGGCTGGTACCAGGGCCGCTTCGAGTGGGGGCCACGCGCCCTCGGCAACCGCAGCATCATCGCCGATCCGCGCCGCGAAGAGATGAAGGACGTGGTCAACGTCAAGATCAAGTTCCGCGAGCCGTTCCGCCCGTTCGCGCCGAGCATCCTCTCGGAGCGGGTGAACGGCTACTTCGACCACACTGACGACCCGACCTCCTGGCCGAAGGAGCTGGCGAAGTTCATGCTGGCGGTGATGCCGGTGGCCGAGGACAAGCAGTCGAAGATCCCGGCCGTCAGCCACCTGGGGACGGGCCGCCTGCAAACGGTCCTGGCCGAGACGAACCCCCGTTACCACGCCCTGATCTCCAACTTCGAGCAGGCGACCGGCGTGCCGGTCATCATGAACACCTCGTTCAACCTGCGCGGCGAGCCGATCGTCACCACGCCGGACAACGCGATGAACACCTTCTTCGCGAGCGGTCTCGATACGCTGGTGCTCGGCAACTTCGTGGTCCGCAAGGACGGGAACGGCTGA
- a CDS encoding SDR family oxidoreductase, which produces MRLAGKVAIITGAGSGIGRATSELFAKEGSKVAVVDLSEPAGEQTVEAIHEAGGEAIFVRADVSSPDDVQQMIARTVETWGKVDILYNNAGIPMGGTPIEEVDDAFFDRMMAVNVRSVHLGIKYVVPQMKRQGGGVILSTASTAGIRPRPGMSSYAASKAAVIGLTKAVAIELAPFKIRVVSINPVATDTPMLPDFFGKADPAEARARFLGTIPMGRFNTPTDIANAALYLASDEAYMVTGTAFEIDGGRDI; this is translated from the coding sequence ATGCGCCTTGCGGGGAAGGTCGCCATCATCACCGGGGCCGGCTCGGGCATCGGGCGGGCCACTTCCGAGCTGTTCGCGAAGGAGGGCTCGAAGGTCGCCGTGGTCGATCTCTCGGAGCCGGCCGGCGAGCAGACCGTGGAAGCGATCCACGAGGCCGGCGGTGAGGCGATCTTCGTGCGGGCGGATGTCAGCAGCCCCGACGACGTGCAGCAGATGATCGCGCGGACCGTCGAGACCTGGGGCAAGGTGGACATCCTCTACAACAATGCCGGTATCCCGATGGGCGGCACCCCGATTGAGGAGGTTGACGACGCTTTCTTCGACCGGATGATGGCCGTCAACGTCCGCAGCGTGCATCTCGGCATCAAGTACGTCGTCCCGCAGATGAAGCGGCAGGGCGGCGGCGTGATCCTCAGCACAGCGTCCACCGCTGGCATCCGGCCACGCCCTGGGATGAGCTCCTACGCGGCGTCGAAGGCGGCGGTGATCGGGCTGACCAAGGCCGTGGCTATCGAGCTTGCGCCGTTCAAGATCCGGGTGGTCTCGATCAACCCGGTCGCCACGGACACGCCGATGCTGCCCGACTTCTTCGGCAAGGCCGACCCGGCCGAGGCCCGTGCCCGCTTCCTGGGCACCATCCCGATGGGGCGCTTCAACACCCCGACGGACATCGCCAACGCGGCGCTGTACCTGGCCTCGGACGAGGCGTACATGGTGACGGGCACCGCGTTCGAGATCGACGGCGGCCGGGACATCTAG
- a CDS encoding Dabb family protein: MIRHVIMVKFKPDAPAGGLRFLHNFWEESRTRYRGMLGLTYGPDAGLRDGNWTTLAVFDFADEASFRAFDADAYHNEVRAQLPANGVEQAVRCQIRL, encoded by the coding sequence ATGATCCGCCACGTCATCATGGTCAAGTTCAAGCCGGATGCCCCCGCGGGCGGCCTCCGGTTCCTCCACAACTTCTGGGAGGAGTCCCGGACACGCTACAGGGGGATGCTCGGGCTGACGTACGGTCCCGACGCTGGCCTGCGCGACGGCAACTGGACAACCCTGGCCGTCTTCGACTTCGCGGACGAGGCGTCGTTCCGGGCCTTCGACGCGGACGCCTACCACAACGAGGTCAGGGCGCAGTTGCCGGCCAACGGCGTGGAGCAGGCAGTCCGCTGCCAGATCCGCCTGTAG
- the mmsB gene encoding 3-hydroxyisobutyrate dehydrogenase, which produces MRHAAARGTIPATLVEGIKMAKRVGFVGVGTMGKLMAINLLKRHIPVTAYDLNPAPLDELREYGAEIVDSAKAAAAAGEVIVTMLPSSPHVEAAVLGAGGVLEGMRPGSVLVDMSTIDPLVSKSVAEKVAAAGFTMLDAPVSGGSVGARDATLTIMVGGPAGVFEEVRPILEAMGKNVIHCGENGMGEVVKVVNNLIAGVSMAVVAEAYNIGIRAGADPKVMYDVISKSSGRCWSHDVNLPIGDVIPVTPANQDYEPGFMVDLMRKDLGLAISAAKGVQAPAIMAAAAEQLYGSASNLGFGRRDMSAVVKAVTALSGPDEPDA; this is translated from the coding sequence ATGCGCCACGCTGCTGCCAGGGGTACGATTCCCGCCACACTCGTCGAGGGTATCAAGATGGCGAAGCGCGTCGGGTTTGTCGGCGTCGGCACCATGGGCAAGCTCATGGCGATCAACCTGCTCAAGCGGCACATCCCCGTGACGGCGTACGATCTCAACCCCGCGCCGCTGGACGAGCTGCGCGAATACGGCGCGGAGATCGTGGACAGCGCAAAGGCGGCAGCGGCGGCCGGTGAGGTGATCGTCACGATGCTGCCGTCCTCGCCGCACGTCGAGGCCGCCGTGCTCGGGGCGGGCGGTGTGCTGGAGGGCATGCGTCCGGGATCGGTCCTGGTGGACATGAGCACCATCGATCCGCTGGTGAGCAAATCGGTGGCGGAGAAGGTCGCGGCGGCCGGCTTCACGATGCTGGATGCGCCCGTGAGCGGCGGCTCGGTCGGCGCGCGGGACGCCACCCTGACGATCATGGTCGGCGGTCCGGCAGGCGTGTTCGAGGAGGTCAGGCCGATCCTCGAAGCGATGGGGAAGAACGTCATTCACTGCGGCGAGAACGGCATGGGCGAAGTCGTCAAGGTGGTCAACAACCTGATCGCCGGCGTCAGCATGGCCGTGGTGGCCGAGGCGTACAACATCGGCATCCGCGCGGGGGCCGATCCAAAGGTGATGTACGACGTGATCAGCAAGTCGTCGGGGCGCTGCTGGTCGCACGACGTCAACCTGCCGATTGGCGACGTGATCCCGGTCACACCGGCGAACCAGGACTACGAGCCGGGCTTCATGGTTGACCTCATGCGGAAGGATCTCGGACTCGCGATCTCGGCGGCGAAGGGCGTGCAGGCGCCGGCGATCATGGCGGCGGCTGCCGAGCAGTTGTACGGATCGGCCTCGAACCTGGGCTTCGGCCGGCGCGACATGTCGGCGGTTGTCAAGGCGGTGACAGCCCTGAGCGGCCCCGACGAGCCAGACGCCTGA
- a CDS encoding phospholipase: MSSRRRARRGVPWWLISLILLLLLVLVIVLLWERIPGSTPSQQGGQSPAPSPVAGGPNGPVEVYFTTPIYPDRPATRHGGIDEKFVAFVDAATTSLDIAAYEFDLENVAQAIRRARQRGVAVRMVTDSDTVNDVRDPVTQNALKIVRDAGVTIVPDERNAIMHDKFAVRDGQEIWTGSWNLTVGDTYRLNNNAIRMASPELARLYTQEFEFMFVQRKFGAARPRNSVHPPVQVGGMRVQVLFAPEDGVAQRIADRVNQASQSIQFLAFSFTHDAIGQAVKARATAGVSVAGVFEKTGSETRFSEYGSMKQAGLQVYQDGNPYVMHHKVFVLDGRTTMMGSFNFSDGADRENDENLLIVDDPGFARLYAQEFERMLTLARTASGAKATPEKERPR; this comes from the coding sequence GTGAGCAGCCGCCGGCGCGCGCGGCGTGGCGTTCCCTGGTGGCTGATCTCCCTCATCCTCCTGCTGCTGCTGGTGCTCGTCATCGTGCTGTTGTGGGAGCGCATCCCCGGCTCGACCCCTTCTCAACAGGGCGGCCAATCGCCCGCGCCGTCGCCAGTGGCTGGCGGGCCGAATGGCCCGGTCGAGGTGTACTTCACCACGCCCATCTACCCGGACCGGCCAGCCACGCGCCACGGCGGCATCGACGAGAAGTTCGTGGCCTTTGTAGATGCGGCGACCACGTCGCTCGACATCGCGGCCTACGAGTTTGACCTGGAGAATGTGGCTCAGGCGATCCGCCGAGCGCGACAGCGTGGCGTCGCCGTGCGGATGGTGACCGACTCCGACACCGTCAACGACGTTCGCGATCCGGTGACCCAGAACGCGCTCAAGATCGTCCGCGACGCTGGCGTGACCATCGTGCCGGACGAGCGTAACGCCATCATGCACGACAAGTTTGCCGTGCGCGACGGCCAGGAGATCTGGACAGGCTCCTGGAATCTGACCGTGGGCGACACCTATCGTCTCAACAATAACGCGATCCGCATGGCGTCCCCCGAGCTTGCCCGCCTCTACACTCAAGAGTTCGAGTTCATGTTCGTGCAGCGCAAGTTCGGCGCTGCGCGACCCCGCAACAGCGTCCATCCGCCGGTCCAGGTGGGCGGTATGCGCGTCCAGGTGCTCTTCGCGCCGGAAGATGGCGTTGCCCAGCGGATCGCCGACCGCGTCAATCAGGCCAGCCAGTCCATCCAGTTTCTGGCCTTCTCGTTCACCCACGACGCCATCGGGCAGGCCGTCAAGGCCCGGGCGACGGCCGGCGTTTCCGTCGCCGGCGTCTTCGAGAAGACCGGCTCCGAGACCCGATTCAGCGAGTACGGCAGCATGAAGCAGGCTGGCCTCCAGGTGTATCAGGACGGCAACCCCTACGTGATGCACCACAAGGTCTTCGTGCTCGACGGCCGTACCACGATGATGGGGTCGTTCAACTTCAGCGACGGCGCAGACCGCGAGAACGACGAGAACCTGCTGATCGTGGACGACCCCGGCTTTGCGCGCCTGTACGCCCAGGAGTTCGAGCGGATGCTGACGCTGGCGCGGACGGCGTCTGGGGCAAAGGCGACGCCTGAGAAGGAGCGGCCCCGCTGA
- a CDS encoding PAS domain S-box protein, whose translation MHSFSHTDDPTRLARLRALDLLDSQPDERFDRLTRLTTRFLSAPVALITLVDDTRQFFLSEVGLPEPWASRRETPLTHSFCQIVVRTRRPMVVEDARHDYRVVTNRAIPDLGIVAYAGIPLTLASGDTIGAMCAIDRQPRAWSDDDLEVLTDLAETVMSEIQLREAVSEARKLAVVTARTNNGVAVMDPRGTIEWVNEGFVRMTGYRSQEAVGQRVSQLLSGPDTNLEVARRLTTAMRCGACLSVELLNYRKDGTSYWADIDLLPIYGDDGQLVQYTSVQTDITERKQAEHEARASRDFLRSVIDTVADPIFVKDEHHRWVLGNRAFWQFIDADESSHLGKTDYEIVPKEEADISWEQDELALASSVPIENEEQFTGSDGTVRTLLTKKSSFVGANGQRLLAATSRDITDRARDAAQLAETNAALREAVIRAEAADRAKTDFLAMMSHEIRTPMNGVLGMSQLLLGTDLDPGQRELARTIQVSGGALLQIIDDLLDFSKVEAGRLNLEQSPFDPLHLLDDIVATGSPQALAKGLALTTLASHQPGLKLVGDPGRLRQVILNLMGNALKFTDRGAVSLTLSVEPSAQHTDRELVRIDVSDTGPGIAADVLHRLFEPFVQADASTTRRFGGTGLGLAITRRLVSLMGGEVSVETEVGRGSTFSIVVTLPVNRSEQPRFSPLRGVRAVISTRQAETASALAAQLEAWGMGVETCPTGVPERALLAPTSSHPRTMILIDADRLPRLVTQGGEGGALTCPVIVLSPLGQTPHSNRPASDGIPLTLPVQPGHLYDAVRAAAACARTGELRKTPTGVAPTVEQTTHTARILVAEDNPIGQKVIRAMLRQLGYEFDLVADGEAVVKSALAQEYAAVLMDCHMPGIDGFEATRLLRQRLARHLPIIALTASVLDTDRKRCSEVGMDDFVAKPVDRLTLQSILLKWARPT comes from the coding sequence ATGCACTCGTTCTCGCACACTGACGATCCGACGAGGCTGGCTCGGCTTCGTGCACTCGACCTCCTCGACTCCCAGCCGGACGAGCGCTTTGACCGGCTGACGAGGCTGACCACCCGCTTTCTGAGCGCGCCCGTCGCGCTCATCACGCTGGTGGACGACACGCGGCAGTTCTTCCTGAGCGAGGTCGGGCTGCCGGAGCCCTGGGCGAGCCGGCGCGAGACCCCGCTCACGCACTCCTTCTGCCAGATCGTGGTGCGGACACGCCGGCCAATGGTCGTCGAGGACGCGCGGCACGACTATCGCGTGGTCACCAACCGCGCGATCCCTGACCTCGGCATCGTCGCCTACGCGGGCATCCCGCTGACGCTGGCGAGCGGCGACACCATCGGGGCGATGTGCGCCATCGATCGTCAGCCGCGCGCGTGGTCCGATGACGACCTCGAGGTGCTGACCGACCTTGCTGAAACGGTTATGTCAGAGATCCAGCTGCGCGAGGCGGTGTCCGAGGCTCGCAAGCTGGCCGTGGTGACGGCCCGAACGAACAATGGCGTCGCCGTCATGGATCCCCGTGGCACCATCGAGTGGGTCAACGAGGGATTCGTTCGGATGACCGGCTACCGTTCGCAGGAGGCCGTCGGACAACGGGTCAGTCAGCTGCTTTCCGGGCCGGACACAAACCTCGAAGTCGCCAGGCGGTTGACGACCGCGATGCGCTGCGGCGCGTGCCTGAGTGTCGAGTTGCTGAACTATCGCAAGGACGGCACGAGCTACTGGGCAGATATCGACTTGCTTCCCATCTACGGCGACGACGGGCAGCTTGTCCAGTACACCTCCGTGCAGACCGACATCACCGAGCGCAAGCAAGCTGAGCACGAGGCCCGCGCGAGCCGCGACTTCCTCCGGTCGGTGATCGACACCGTCGCCGACCCGATCTTCGTGAAGGATGAGCACCACCGCTGGGTGCTCGGCAACCGGGCGTTCTGGCAGTTCATCGACGCCGACGAGTCCTCACACCTCGGCAAGACCGACTACGAGATCGTGCCGAAGGAGGAGGCCGATATCTCCTGGGAGCAGGATGAACTCGCGCTCGCCAGCTCGGTCCCGATCGAGAACGAGGAGCAGTTCACCGGCTCGGATGGGACGGTCCGCACCCTGCTGACCAAGAAGTCGTCATTCGTCGGCGCCAACGGGCAGCGACTCCTGGCCGCCACCAGCCGCGACATCACAGATCGCGCACGCGACGCTGCACAGCTCGCCGAGACGAATGCCGCCCTGCGCGAGGCCGTGATCCGCGCTGAGGCAGCAGACCGTGCCAAGACCGACTTCCTGGCCATGATGTCGCACGAGATCCGCACCCCGATGAACGGCGTGCTCGGCATGAGCCAGTTGCTGCTGGGCACCGATCTCGACCCCGGGCAGCGCGAGCTGGCGCGCACCATCCAGGTCAGCGGCGGCGCGCTGCTCCAGATCATCGACGACTTGCTGGACTTCTCGAAAGTCGAGGCCGGGCGCCTGAACCTCGAACAGTCGCCCTTTGACCCGCTGCACCTGCTTGACGACATCGTCGCGACCGGTTCACCGCAGGCGCTGGCGAAGGGGCTGGCCCTCACAACGCTGGCCTCGCACCAGCCCGGGCTGAAGCTGGTCGGCGATCCCGGCCGATTGCGCCAGGTGATCCTGAACCTGATGGGCAATGCCCTGAAGTTCACCGACCGGGGGGCGGTCTCGCTCACCCTGTCCGTCGAGCCGTCCGCCCAGCACACAGATCGTGAGCTGGTCCGCATCGATGTCTCGGACACCGGGCCGGGCATCGCCGCCGACGTGCTCCATCGGCTGTTCGAGCCGTTTGTCCAGGCCGATGCCTCGACGACTCGGCGCTTCGGCGGTACCGGGCTGGGGCTGGCGATCACCCGGCGGCTCGTCAGCCTGATGGGTGGCGAAGTCTCGGTCGAGACCGAGGTTGGCCGGGGCAGTACCTTCTCCATCGTCGTCACGCTGCCCGTGAACCGATCCGAGCAGCCGAGATTCTCGCCGCTGCGCGGAGTTCGGGCCGTCATCTCGACGCGGCAGGCCGAGACAGCCAGCGCGCTGGCCGCACAGCTTGAGGCGTGGGGCATGGGCGTGGAGACCTGCCCGACAGGCGTTCCAGAGCGTGCGCTCCTCGCCCCAACCAGCAGCCATCCACGAACGATGATCCTCATCGATGCAGACCGGCTGCCGCGGCTCGTCACGCAGGGCGGGGAAGGCGGAGCGCTGACGTGCCCGGTCATCGTGCTGTCGCCGCTCGGCCAGACGCCCCACAGCAACCGTCCGGCCAGCGACGGCATTCCCCTCACGCTGCCGGTCCAGCCGGGGCATCTGTATGATGCCGTGCGCGCCGCTGCCGCGTGCGCGCGGACGGGCGAGCTGCGGAAGACGCCGACGGGTGTCGCGCCGACGGTCGAGCAGACCACTCACACTGCACGCATCCTGGTCGCCGAGGACAACCCTATCGGGCAGAAGGTGATCCGCGCCATGCTGCGGCAGCTCGGCTACGAGTTCGACCTCGTCGCCGATGGTGAGGCGGTGGTCAAGTCAGCCCTGGCGCAAGAGTACGCCGCCGTCCTGATGGACTGTCACATGCCCGGCATCGACGGCTTCGAGGCCACGCGCCTGCTGCGCCAGCGGCTTGCCCGCCATCTGCCGATCATCGCGCTCACGGCCTCGGTGCTCGACACCGACCGCAAGCGCTGCAGCGAGGTCGGCATGGACGACTTCGTTGCCAAGCCGGTGGACCGCCTGACGCTCCAGTCTATCCTGCTGAAGTGGGCCAGGCCGACGTAG
- the katG gene encoding catalase/peroxidase HPI encodes MPATDLTSLKESTTSASESENPVIPAPTPKGTRPRTNRDWWPNQIDLSVLHGHSSLSNPLDADFDYAEAFKTLDLEALKRDLIKVMTTSQDWWPADYGHYGPLFVRMSWHAAGTYRIADGRGGGGSGMQRFAPLNSWPDNANLDKARRLLWPIKQKYGQKISWADLLVYAGNVAMESMGFKTFGFGFGRPDVWEPEEIFWGPEDAWLGDERYSGKRDLHGSLGAVQMGLIYVNPEGPAGNPDPVAAAHDIRETFRRMAMNDEETAALIVGGHTFGKVHGAGPADKVGPEPEAAGLEEQGLGWRNGHGTGKGGDTVTSGLEGAWTNNPIQWDNGFLENLYKYDWELTTSPAGAKQWTPTNPEAEDTVPDAHDSSRRHRPMMLTTDLSMRLDPAYAAITRRFLEHPDQLADAFGKAWYKLLHRDMGPLSRYLGPWVAEPQPWQDPVPAVDHDLIDAEDIATLKGKLLGSGLTGSQLVSTAWAAASSFRGSDKRGGANGARLRLAPQRSWAVNDPARLATVLPILERIQQEFNAAQTGSKRVSLADLIVLGGCAAVEQAAQAAGFTVSVPFAPGRTDASQEQTDVESFAVLELAADGFRNYLRAGLKLQPETLLVERAYMLTLTAPQMTALLGGLRVLDVNAGRSQHGVFTSRPGTLSNDFFVNLLDMGTAWRPSASAEHVYEGRDRATGAVKWTATGVDLVFGANSQLRALAEVYASADGKEKLVRDFVAAWDKVMNLDRYDLR; translated from the coding sequence ATGCCTGCGACAGACCTGACCAGCCTCAAGGAATCGACGACCAGCGCCAGCGAGAGCGAGAACCCCGTCATCCCCGCGCCCACGCCCAAGGGGACGCGGCCCCGGACGAATCGCGACTGGTGGCCGAACCAGATCGACCTCTCCGTGCTGCACGGCCACTCGTCGTTGTCCAACCCCCTCGACGCGGACTTTGACTACGCCGAGGCGTTCAAGACCCTCGATCTCGAAGCCCTGAAGCGCGATCTCATCAAGGTCATGACGACGTCTCAGGACTGGTGGCCAGCCGACTATGGCCACTACGGCCCCCTCTTCGTCCGGATGTCCTGGCACGCGGCCGGCACCTACCGCATCGCCGATGGCCGTGGCGGCGGCGGCAGCGGCATGCAGCGCTTCGCGCCGCTCAACAGCTGGCCCGACAACGCCAACCTCGACAAGGCGCGCCGTCTCCTCTGGCCGATCAAGCAGAAGTACGGCCAGAAGATCTCCTGGGCCGACCTGCTGGTCTACGCCGGGAACGTCGCGATGGAGTCGATGGGCTTCAAGACGTTCGGGTTCGGGTTCGGGCGGCCCGATGTCTGGGAGCCAGAAGAGATCTTCTGGGGGCCAGAAGACGCCTGGCTGGGCGACGAGCGCTACTCCGGCAAGCGGGACCTGCACGGCTCGCTCGGCGCGGTCCAGATGGGGCTGATTTATGTCAATCCCGAAGGCCCGGCCGGCAATCCCGACCCGGTCGCAGCCGCCCACGACATCCGCGAGACGTTCCGCCGCATGGCGATGAACGACGAGGAGACGGCGGCGCTGATCGTCGGCGGCCACACCTTCGGCAAGGTGCACGGGGCCGGCCCTGCCGACAAGGTCGGGCCGGAGCCCGAGGCCGCCGGACTTGAGGAGCAGGGCCTCGGCTGGAGGAACGGGCACGGCACCGGCAAGGGCGGCGACACCGTCACCAGCGGCCTCGAGGGCGCCTGGACGAACAACCCGATTCAGTGGGACAACGGCTTCCTGGAGAACCTGTACAAGTACGACTGGGAGCTGACGACCAGCCCGGCCGGCGCGAAGCAGTGGACGCCGACGAACCCCGAGGCCGAGGACACCGTGCCCGACGCGCACGATTCGTCCAGGCGCCACCGGCCGATGATGCTGACCACCGACCTGTCGATGCGGTTGGACCCGGCCTACGCCGCCATCACCAGGCGGTTCCTGGAGCATCCGGATCAGCTCGCGGATGCGTTCGGCAAGGCCTGGTACAAGCTCCTGCACCGCGACATGGGTCCGCTCTCCCGCTACCTCGGGCCGTGGGTTGCCGAGCCGCAGCCCTGGCAGGATCCGGTGCCGGCCGTCGATCACGACCTGATCGACGCCGAGGACATCGCGACGCTCAAGGGCAAGCTGCTCGGCTCGGGGCTGACGGGCTCGCAGCTGGTGTCCACGGCCTGGGCGGCGGCCTCCTCTTTCCGGGGCAGCGACAAGCGTGGCGGCGCGAACGGCGCACGGCTGCGGCTCGCCCCCCAGCGGAGCTGGGCGGTCAACGATCCGGCGCGGTTGGCGACGGTTCTGCCCATCCTGGAGCGGATTCAGCAGGAGTTCAACGCCGCACAGACCGGCAGCAAGCGGGTCTCGCTGGCCGACCTGATCGTGCTGGGCGGGTGCGCGGCCGTCGAGCAGGCGGCGCAGGCGGCCGGCTTCACGGTCAGCGTGCCGTTCGCACCGGGCCGCACGGACGCCTCGCAGGAGCAGACGGACGTGGAGTCGTTCGCCGTCCTCGAGCTGGCGGCGGACGGGTTCCGCAACTACCTGCGCGCTGGCCTCAAGCTGCAGCCGGAGACGCTGCTCGTCGAGCGAGCCTACATGCTGACGCTGACGGCTCCCCAGATGACGGCGCTTCTGGGCGGCCTGCGGGTGCTCGACGTCAACGCCGGCCGGTCTCAGCACGGCGTCTTCACGAGCCGTCCAGGGACGCTCTCGAACGACTTCTTCGTGAACCTGCTCGACATGGGCACCGCGTGGCGGCCATCGGCGTCGGCTGAGCACGTCTACGAAGGACGCGATCGCGCAACCGGCGCGGTCAAGTGGACCGCGACGGGCGTCGACCTGGTGTTCGGCGCGAACTCGCAGCTACGGGCGCTGGCCGAAGTCTACGCCAGCGCGGATGGCAAGGAGAAGCTCGTTCGGGACTTCGTGGCCGCCTGGGACAAGGTCATGAACCTGGACCGCTACGACCTGAGGTAG
- a CDS encoding transcriptional repressor has protein sequence MEQRSLDPAAVLRRAGLRVTAPRLAVMRVLAASAPHVSADDVVTAVRDTLGDSSAQTVYNVLRTFAEAGLVRRIEPAGRPGLYELRVGDNHHHIVCRFCGAVADVACAVGEAPCLIASDTSGFEIDEAEVIFWGRCPDCAAAQSRSSDEPS, from the coding sequence ATGGAACAACGCTCGCTCGACCCGGCCGCGGTGCTGCGCCGTGCTGGCCTGCGCGTCACCGCCCCCCGTCTGGCCGTCATGCGTGTGCTCGCGGCCAGCGCTCCCCATGTCAGCGCGGACGACGTCGTCACTGCTGTGCGGGACACCCTGGGCGACAGCTCAGCCCAGACGGTCTACAACGTGCTACGCACGTTCGCAGAGGCCGGCCTGGTCCGCCGCATCGAGCCGGCCGGCCGGCCCGGCCTCTACGAGCTGCGGGTGGGAGACAACCACCACCACATCGTCTGCCGGTTCTGCGGCGCTGTCGCCGACGTGGCCTGTGCCGTTGGCGAGGCGCCCTGCCTGATCGCGTCCGATACCTCCGGCTTCGAGATCGACGAGGCCGAGGTCATCTTCTGGGGCCGATGCCCCGACTGTGCGGCTGCACAGTCCCGCTCGTCTGACGAGCCTTCGTAA